The DNA region ATTTCTGTAAAGTACCTTGATTTGCGAACAATTGGTTTCTTCTTGTCCCCACCAGCATACCAGTAACTTCGTGTTTTTCAGAAAATGTATTTTGATAATTAATTGCGACTTCTGTGTACGTCGCTGAATTTATTTGCCTTTGGCCTTCGTTATAATTTAAATAATCTGTTGCTGATAGCTCATTGAGTAAATTCAATTTATAGGAATCATTAGATTTATCATAGCCAAAAGCCGAATAAAAATGCGGGTTATAAAATCTAGAAACATCAAAAAACGAATAGCGTTCTGTATTAAACAGCATTCTTGCTGACAAACCTGGGATAAAAAACGACAAATCTTGCTTTAACTCGAACTGCGCAGACATATTAGATCTGGTGTAATCTTTGTACCCTTTAACCATATCTGCATAAGGGTTAATAAAACTAGGTTCGTTACCACTAGAGGCATTACTGCTATTACCAAATAAGATGTGCCTAGAATAAGGCTTAGCCTCGGATGGGTAATAGGCTGGAAACATGACCGGATTAGAACCAAGAATTTTTGAAAACATTCTTCCACCTCCATCAATTGGCCCCGTATAATCATCAAAAGAACCTGCTAGCCTAACTACGGCCTCGGTGGTTTCTGTTAGGTCTATATTGATATTCGAACGAAGTTGATAATTTTTAAGATTAATATTGCTATTAAAGTTATTTCGATCATCAACCTTTAAAATTCCATTATCTTTATTAAATACCCCAGCTATATAATACCTTGCCACTTTACCTCCACCACTAACATTTAAATTTAGCCTATTGTTTACGGTAAAATCTTTTAACAGTTGATCCATCCAGTTATTTGCTGGATATATATATTCGTTTAAGCCCGCTTTGGTATTGTCTATTTTATTTTGCGAGTATGGTAAAAACCCAATAGGGTTTCGTGTTAGTACTGCTTCATTTTCTAGCTGCATGTATGTTATAGGATCGGCCAATTTTAACTGCTTTGTGTTGCTTGAAAACGAGGTTTCGTAGCGCACAAATACTTTTGCCTTACCTTCTTTTCCTTCTTTAGTCGAAATCAATATAACACCATTAGCACCTCTTGCTCCGTATAATGATGTTGCTGTTGCATCTTTCATAATTGAAAATGAACTAATATCATCGGGCGACAACTGTGCCAATTCTGTTGTTGAAGATTCAACACCATCAATTAAAATTAACGGATCTACCTTATACCCAAAACTTGTGACTCCTCTTATAAAAAAGGACGCGTTATCTTGCCCTGGTTCCCCGCTTCTTTGGTACGAGATAACTCCAGGGATTCTTCCTGCCAACGCTGTTGTTAAATTACTTGATGGTATTTTTAATTCACTTGGCTGAACCGTTGAAATAGAACCAATAACACTCGATTTTTTCTGTTTGGCAAAAGCTACAATTGTAACCTCATCTAATTCATCTTGATTTGGCATCAATTGCACATTCAATTTCTCCTTATCGCCTACCGTTATTTTTTTGGTAGTATAACCCACATAAGAAAATACTAACACACTGTTTTGGTTGGTTACACTTAAACTGTACTCTCCATCAAAATTGGTAACAGTTCCGTTTTTAGTTCCCGCCTCCATAACGGTAACTCCGGGCAGTGGCACTCCCTTTTCATCTGTTACAACTCCAGATACACTCTCCTGAATAAAATTTTGGCTAATTTTATCCAACCCTTTGCTTAGAGCAAGTCCATCTTTCCTTATTGAAGTATTAGTGGTTTTTGCAAGAGAAAACGAAAAATGAAAGACAGAAAACATAGCAGCAAATAGTAAATGCTTGAAATGTTCCTGCCTAAAAAGTAAAAATTTACATTTCATAATAATTAGTTATTTGGTTTAATTGGTTTAATTGGTTTATGAAAAACACTTAAGATAAATTGAATAATAAATTTTATTCATTGTAAAACTAAATACAATAGGAATGCGATTATGATATTATAGTCGCTAAAAATGAATCAATATCAACATTAAGTATCAATTGATTTTTTTTTTAAGATTAAATTTTTGCTTCAGAATTAACTTTTAAAAATTGACTTAGAGCAAGCCCATCTTTCCTATTAAAGCATCAGTGGTTTTTGCAAGAGAAAACGAAAAATGAAAGACCGAAAATATAGCAGCAAATAGTAAATGCTTGAAAATGTTCCTGCCTAAAAAGTAAAAATTTACATTTCATAATAATTAGTTATTTGGTTTAATTGGTTTGATTGGTTTATGAAAAACACTTAAGATAAATTGAATAATAAATTTTATTCATTGTAAAGCTAAGTACAATAGGAATGCGATTATGATATTAAAGTCACTGAAAATGAGTCAATATTAACAATAAGTATCAATTGATTTTATAAGATTAAATTTTTGCTTCAGAATTAACTTTTAAAAATTGACTTAGAGCAAGCCCATCTTTCCTATTGAAGCATTAGTGGTTTTTGCTAAAGAAAACGAAAAATGAAAGACCGAAAATATAGCAGCAAATAGTAAATGCTTGAAATGTTCCTGCCTAAAAGTGAAAATTTACATTTCATAATAATTAGTTATTTGGTTAAATTCTTTTTTTTGAAGACAAATGGACTTTTTATCAATTTACGGTTCGCGCTAAACCTTAACTAATATATTGTATGAATGTCTGAACATATCAAGTATATATAAAAATTTTGACAGATTAATACTAAGAATAAAAGCTTTAAAAAAAAGAAGTCCGCAACCATTGGCAGGCTATAACATGTGAATCTATTCGCTCTAAACAAAAGAAAAAAAACTATTTTAAGACAAGTCCTTGAATTGTCCTAAAACAGCTTTTGTATAAAATTTCAATAAAACTATTAATTACTATTTCTTCCAGCTTTCTTCAATATCCTCAAGTGTTTTTCCGCTCGTTTCTGGTAGTTTTTTATAAATAAAACCCAATAAGAATATAGCGTTTAGCATAAACACCCAAAACGTAAATGCACCTCCTAAATGTTCTAGCATAACTGGTGTAAACTGCGTGATACCTACTACACCCAACCAAACCATTAGCGTAGCACAAGACATGGCTATTCCTCGCGTTTTAGTTGGAAAAATCTCAGATATAATAACCCAAGGAATAGGCCCCAAGGAAGAAGCGAAACTCGCTATAAAACCTAAAATAAAAATTAAGGTAAAAACACTAGAACTCTGATTGAAATAGAATACACAGCCCACGCCAAACAGTGATGCTATCATTCCTATTAGCCCCCAAATCAATAATTTTCTTCGTCCAATTTTATCTATAAATAGTATAGCCACAAAGGTAAACAAGGTATTCACGGCACCAATAATTACAGTTTGAAACAACGCTGAATCTGTATTAAACCCAATATTTTTAAAAATTTCAGGGGCATAGTAAATTATAGCATTAATTCCCGTAATCTGTGA from Tamlana crocina includes:
- a CDS encoding TonB-dependent receptor, with protein sequence MKCKFLLFRQEHFKHLLFAAMFSVFHFSFSLAKTTNTSIRKDGLALSKGLDKISQNFIQESVSGVVTDEKGVPLPGVTVMEAGTKNGTVTNFDGEYSLSVTNQNSVLVFSYVGYTTKKITVGDKEKLNVQLMPNQDELDEVTIVAFAKQKKSSVIGSISTVQPSELKIPSSNLTTALAGRIPGVISYQRSGEPGQDNASFFIRGVTSFGYKVDPLILIDGVESSTTELAQLSPDDISSFSIMKDATATSLYGARGANGVILISTKEGKEGKAKVFVRYETSFSSNTKQLKLADPITYMQLENEAVLTRNPIGFLPYSQNKIDNTKAGLNEYIYPANNWMDQLLKDFTVNNRLNLNVSGGGKVARYYIAGVFNKDNGILKVDDRNNFNSNINLKNYQLRSNINIDLTETTEAVVRLAGSFDDYTGPIDGGGRMFSKILGSNPVMFPAYYPSEAKPYSRHILFGNSSNASSGNEPSFINPYADMVKGYKDYTRSNMSAQFELKQDLSFFIPGLSARMLFNTERYSFFDVSRFYNPHFYSAFGYDKSNDSYKLNLLNELSATDYLNYNEGQRQINSATYTEVAINYQNTFSEKHEVTGMLVGTRRNQLFANQGTLQKSLPYRNQGISGRVTYGYDSRYMTEFNFGYNGSERFHKSHRYGFFPSAGLGWFVSNESFWEGIKSVVPKFKLRATYGLVGNDAIGSAEDRFFYLSEVDLNAGGRAAWFGTNFQYARPGVNVNRYSNEDISWETAKKMNLGLEVNLFNSLEIQADYFTENRSNILMDRAFIPATMGLSAPIRANVGKAKSNGFEISFDYNKSFTNGFWLQSRTNFTYAHSEFLFFEEPQYSEENSHLFHKGQSLSQQWGLVAERLFIDEFDVDNSPKQNFGEYAAGDIKYRDVNGDGEITNLDRVPIGHPTVPEIIYGGGLSLGYKNFDFSFFLQGSARSSFWIDPVRTAPFVANPDLGAGSQNALLQVYADNHWSESNRDSYALWPRLSSTLNTNNTQRSTWFMRNGAFLRLKSVELGFSLPDAVIKNLHLSNARLYFSGINLLSISGFDLWDIEMGGNGLGYPIQRVINFGMTFNF